One Gemmatimonadota bacterium DNA window includes the following coding sequences:
- a CDS encoding indolepyruvate ferredoxin oxidoreductase family protein encodes MPRDQAGPALTTDAIPAPSLQDRYLKNRGPVFLTGIHAIVRFLLDKQRRDALSGGTVRRSFMAGYEGSPLGGLDLELRQQAALLSEAAPFVHQAAVNEKTAAAAVHGSQYEGNVDGFWYGKAHGVKWALDEFSLANIAGTGKDSGVVLFCGDDHMAKSSGYPASSEQALRDARIPVFYPSTVSEVITYGHHALALSRYAGVLCGMKLVTPICDGAETVDANPELPSVTLPPGPAGRPYEKRFHQVVISTQSIPFEEELTTVRLGIAAEYARVNGIDTVDSLGSDSPLGIVATGKSYTDIVQALRMLNLEDQVPILKLGVIYPVNPRTIREFAVHLKTVVVVEEKGPFVEEAVAHALLGTGVEHVYGKQGPDDRPLIPAYGELNPDLLTILLGPMLQEIFPSAPIYDRLEELNAIAERDPGSFARRTAHYCPGCPHSVSARAPEGEVAGGEIGCSSLDAYIEADGRGVRWIPTMGLGGAIYNGMFPFNENRHLFQNIGDGTVLHSGLITIFSSISHGANITYKVLWNHVVAMTGGQDITGQPTLDDFALILLGMGVQDVTVVSKFPQRVSLKRARAALKSGQHLLLEPRDRLESAQESLSRKPGVKVLIYDQECATEHRRRRKRQHLAPERYVFIHERVCEGCGDCGQQSMCLALEPTETEFGPKTAILQSACNQDLSCLKGDCPSFLSVEPVGDCKPLKPEHPLLDESELAAPAARATIDGEYSIHLIGIGGTGVVTVAHLLAVAALFDGKKVSEMNRTGLAQKGGPVESPIVLGDGEVPPSSYIPAGRCDLYLAADIAGAVNPLNLQAAAAHRTVAVVSRSGVPTAQMVYDPQVPGADVPAMEALIEAHTRSEDNIFIDAQDYAMKLFGNHIVANVFLLGVANQAGHIPLQAESIERAIRLNGQAVDLNIQAFRWGRMAVHDRARLDGALEEPEPDSDELVRRYARLLGRKRAQAFEALIGRIPVHQESFRRSWVMRVGELIAFQDARLAERFADRIAQVYDGDERTGGPDRGYLLTTHAAFMLHKLMAYKDEYEVARLLTDPSELGVAERFDGPVRLSYHLHPPLLRAWGLDRKLRLGPWFRPILRIMARCRFLRGTPFDPFGYTAARREERALVTWYESLLDQALAVLTPENYPEVSELLRLPDEIRGYEQVKHRSVLRVKKKAAEMLETLLQGAASRPVRNR; translated from the coding sequence ATGCCTCGCGACCAGGCAGGTCCGGCCTTGACCACCGACGCCATTCCAGCGCCCTCGCTGCAGGACCGATACCTCAAAAACCGCGGTCCGGTCTTTCTTACCGGCATACATGCCATCGTCCGCTTCCTGCTGGACAAGCAGCGGCGTGACGCCCTTTCCGGCGGTACGGTGCGGCGCAGCTTCATGGCCGGTTACGAAGGCTCGCCCCTCGGCGGCCTCGACCTCGAACTCCGGCAACAGGCCGCTCTGCTCAGTGAAGCGGCGCCGTTCGTACACCAGGCGGCGGTCAACGAGAAGACGGCGGCGGCGGCGGTGCACGGCAGCCAGTACGAAGGAAACGTGGACGGGTTCTGGTACGGCAAGGCCCATGGCGTGAAATGGGCCCTGGACGAATTCAGCCTCGCCAACATCGCGGGGACGGGAAAAGACAGCGGCGTCGTCCTGTTCTGCGGGGACGACCACATGGCGAAGAGTTCCGGATACCCCGCCAGCAGCGAACAGGCCCTGCGCGACGCGCGTATTCCCGTCTTCTACCCTTCGACGGTCTCCGAGGTCATCACCTATGGGCACCACGCGCTGGCGCTCAGCAGGTACGCCGGGGTCCTCTGCGGGATGAAACTCGTTACGCCCATCTGCGACGGCGCCGAAACGGTGGACGCAAACCCAGAACTTCCCAGCGTAACGCTGCCGCCGGGACCGGCTGGACGGCCCTACGAAAAGCGCTTCCACCAGGTGGTCATCTCCACCCAGTCCATCCCCTTCGAAGAAGAGCTGACCACGGTGCGCCTGGGAATCGCCGCCGAGTACGCCCGGGTGAACGGGATCGACACGGTCGATAGCCTGGGATCGGACAGTCCCCTCGGTATCGTCGCGACGGGAAAGAGCTACACAGACATCGTCCAGGCGCTTCGAATGCTGAACCTGGAGGACCAGGTTCCGATCCTGAAGCTGGGGGTGATCTATCCGGTCAATCCGCGTACGATCCGGGAGTTCGCAGTACACCTGAAGACCGTGGTGGTCGTGGAGGAAAAGGGGCCCTTCGTGGAAGAAGCGGTAGCCCATGCGCTCCTCGGCACCGGCGTAGAACATGTCTACGGAAAGCAAGGTCCGGACGACCGCCCGCTCATTCCCGCATACGGAGAGTTGAATCCCGACCTGCTCACAATTCTGCTCGGGCCGATGCTGCAGGAGATCTTCCCGTCGGCGCCCATTTACGACCGCTTGGAGGAACTGAACGCAATCGCGGAACGAGACCCGGGCTCCTTCGCCCGGCGCACCGCCCATTACTGTCCCGGATGTCCCCACAGCGTATCGGCCCGTGCGCCGGAAGGGGAGGTCGCGGGCGGAGAAATCGGCTGCTCTTCGCTGGACGCCTACATCGAGGCGGACGGCCGGGGTGTGCGTTGGATACCCACCATGGGCCTTGGCGGCGCCATCTACAATGGCATGTTCCCGTTCAATGAGAACCGGCACCTGTTCCAGAACATCGGCGACGGCACGGTGCTCCACAGCGGCCTGATCACCATATTCAGCTCCATTTCCCACGGCGCCAACATCACATATAAAGTCCTCTGGAACCACGTGGTGGCCATGACCGGCGGCCAGGACATCACCGGGCAGCCCACGCTGGACGACTTCGCGCTGATCCTGCTGGGCATGGGCGTGCAGGATGTAACGGTCGTCAGCAAGTTTCCGCAGCGGGTATCGCTCAAACGCGCCCGGGCCGCGTTGAAATCGGGCCAGCACTTGCTGCTCGAACCGCGGGATCGGCTCGAATCCGCCCAGGAGAGCCTTTCGCGAAAGCCCGGCGTAAAGGTGCTGATCTACGACCAGGAATGCGCCACGGAACACCGTCGGCGCCGCAAGCGTCAACATCTCGCCCCCGAACGGTACGTCTTCATTCACGAACGGGTGTGCGAAGGATGCGGCGACTGCGGACAGCAGTCCATGTGTCTCGCGCTCGAACCAACGGAAACGGAGTTCGGCCCCAAGACCGCCATACTCCAGTCGGCCTGCAACCAGGACCTGTCCTGCCTGAAGGGCGACTGCCCTTCCTTCCTCTCCGTCGAACCGGTCGGAGACTGCAAGCCTTTGAAACCGGAACACCCGTTACTGGACGAATCGGAGCTCGCAGCACCCGCCGCAAGGGCGACGATTGATGGAGAATACTCGATTCATCTCATCGGGATCGGCGGCACGGGCGTCGTGACCGTCGCCCACTTGCTGGCCGTCGCGGCGCTTTTCGACGGGAAGAAGGTGAGCGAGATGAACCGCACGGGGCTGGCGCAGAAGGGTGGTCCCGTGGAATCGCCCATCGTCCTGGGAGACGGCGAGGTCCCCCCTTCCAGCTATATACCCGCCGGGCGGTGCGATCTCTACCTGGCGGCGGATATCGCCGGCGCGGTAAATCCCCTGAACCTTCAGGCCGCCGCCGCGCACCGGACGGTGGCCGTGGTGAGCCGGTCCGGCGTCCCGACCGCGCAAATGGTATACGATCCCCAGGTGCCCGGCGCCGACGTCCCGGCCATGGAGGCGCTTATCGAAGCACACACCCGATCGGAGGACAATATCTTCATCGATGCGCAGGACTACGCGATGAAGCTCTTCGGGAATCACATCGTGGCCAACGTGTTTCTCCTCGGCGTCGCCAACCAGGCCGGGCACATCCCCCTGCAGGCCGAGAGTATCGAGCGCGCCATCCGGTTGAACGGACAGGCCGTAGACCTGAACATCCAGGCCTTCCGATGGGGCCGCATGGCCGTGCACGACCGGGCCCGGCTGGACGGGGCTCTGGAGGAACCCGAACCCGATTCGGATGAACTGGTCCGCCGCTATGCGCGGTTACTCGGCCGTAAGCGGGCGCAAGCCTTCGAGGCGTTGATTGGAAGGATCCCCGTCCACCAGGAATCGTTCCGGAGGAGCTGGGTCATGCGTGTGGGAGAACTGATCGCCTTCCAGGACGCCAGGCTCGCAGAGCGGTTCGCCGACCGGATCGCACAGGTTTACGATGGGGATGAGCGAACCGGCGGACCGGACCGCGGATACCTGCTCACCACGCACGCGGCTTTCATGTTGCACAAGCTCATGGCCTACAAGGACGAGTACGAGGTGGCCCGACTGCTGACCGACCCGTCCGAACTTGGCGTCGCGGAACGGTTCGATGGTCCGGTCAGGTTGTCCTACCATCTGCATCCGCCGCTGCTTCGGGCGTGGGGACTCGATCGCAAGCTGCGGCTGGGACCCTGGTTCAGGCCCATTCTGCGTATCATGGCCCGATGCAGATTCCTTCGCGGAACCCCCTTCGACCCCTTCGGATACACCGCGGCCCGTCGGGAGGAACGTGCGCTCGTGACCTGGTACGAATCCCTGCTGGACCAGGCCCTCGCCGTACTCACCCCGGAAAACTACCCCGAGGTATCGGAACTGTTGCGACTGCCGGACGAGATCCGCGGGTACGAGCAGGTCAAGCACCGCTCGGTGCTCAGGGTGAAGAAGAAAGCCGCCGAAATGCTTGAAACCCTCCTGCAAGGCGCGGCATCGCGCCCGGTCCGCAACCGTTAA
- a CDS encoding N-acetylmuramoyl-L-alanine amidase, whose amino-acid sequence MSNAAADIPFIPALYASSREDAPIDMLVLHFTDGPSLEDCIAIFQDPERRVSCHYIVGLDGAVLQMVRDEDCAWHCGTSAWRGREGCNRWSLGIEIVNWGRLEKKDGSYYCWPEDYGTPYCGPSPVSAGGDWWASYPSGQVEQVESLSGRLVERYRIPLDHIVRHSDIAPDRKIDPGPAFPWSAFKARMSQVIAGRW is encoded by the coding sequence ATGTCTAATGCCGCTGCAGATATACCGTTTATCCCGGCCCTCTATGCATCTAGCCGTGAAGACGCGCCGATCGATATGCTGGTGCTTCACTTTACTGACGGTCCTTCGCTGGAAGACTGCATCGCGATCTTTCAGGACCCGGAGCGGCGTGTCAGCTGCCATTACATCGTGGGACTCGACGGCGCCGTACTGCAGATGGTCCGCGACGAAGACTGCGCCTGGCACTGCGGGACCAGCGCATGGCGGGGGCGGGAAGGCTGCAACCGCTGGTCGCTGGGCATCGAGATCGTGAACTGGGGGCGGCTGGAGAAAAAAGACGGGAGTTACTACTGCTGGCCTGAGGACTACGGGACGCCTTACTGCGGTCCATCGCCCGTTTCGGCCGGGGGCGACTGGTGGGCGTCGTATCCGTCCGGCCAGGTCGAGCAGGTCGAATCGCTGTCCGGTCGGCTCGTCGAACGCTACCGGATCCCCCTGGACCACATAGTGCGCCACAGCGACATCGCGCCGGATCGCAAGATCGATCCAGGACCCGCGTTCCCCTGGAGTGCATTCAAGGCGCGGATGTCGCAAGTGATCGCCGGCCGATGGTAG
- a CDS encoding L-seryl-tRNA(Sec) selenium transferase produces the protein MPAQVNTSAAGLPAGALTPAVNGTGVILHTGLGRAVLSDAARRAVADAIEGYCTLEINAETGKRGSRHDLVSGLLCALTGAESAIVVNNNAAAVMLILHALARDREVIISRGQLVEIGGSFRMPDVMAAGGARLVGVGAANHTEPDDYRAAISDRTALIMAVHRSNFDLAGMDVSVPLDELASLGRDRDIPVVYDQGSGALIDLAAYGQHGLDSGYTVREALDQDVDVVCFSGDKLLGGPQAGIIAGRRDLLDRMKKDPLMRAFRADKMVYAALQATLQLFTDPDRLADGHAVTGMIAASAGELESRAHRLAEGLAGRFAHRVDVTVEESSAEIGGGALPVQQLPSRVVALRPEGWTNRQLAAAFRRQSPPVFGRLSGDRFLLDLRTLEERAFPVVESAAGEISDLMDEDASPSEDASRSED, from the coding sequence ATGCCAGCCCAGGTTAATACATCCGCAGCAGGCCTTCCGGCCGGCGCGTTGACACCCGCCGTAAACGGCACGGGCGTGATCCTCCACACCGGTCTGGGACGGGCCGTGCTGTCCGATGCGGCGCGGCGGGCCGTGGCCGACGCGATCGAGGGATACTGCACGCTGGAGATCAATGCCGAGACGGGCAAGCGAGGTTCGCGCCACGACCTGGTTTCCGGGCTGCTGTGCGCCTTGACCGGAGCGGAATCGGCCATCGTGGTGAACAACAACGCCGCCGCGGTCATGCTGATCCTGCACGCCCTGGCGCGGGACCGCGAAGTCATCATCTCCCGGGGACAACTGGTGGAAATCGGAGGGTCCTTCCGCATGCCGGACGTCATGGCCGCGGGCGGAGCCCGACTCGTAGGGGTGGGAGCGGCCAATCACACCGAACCGGACGACTACCGTGCGGCCATCTCGGATCGGACGGCCCTCATCATGGCCGTCCACCGGAGCAACTTCGACCTCGCCGGCATGGACGTCTCGGTGCCTCTCGACGAACTGGCGTCGCTGGGCCGCGATCGGGACATACCGGTCGTGTACGACCAGGGAAGCGGCGCCCTGATCGATCTGGCAGCGTACGGTCAGCACGGCCTGGACAGCGGATACACGGTGCGGGAAGCGCTCGACCAGGACGTCGACGTGGTCTGCTTCAGCGGTGATAAGCTGCTGGGCGGGCCGCAGGCCGGAATCATCGCGGGCCGGAGGGATCTCCTCGACCGGATGAAGAAGGATCCGCTGATGCGGGCCTTCCGCGCGGACAAGATGGTCTACGCCGCCCTGCAGGCCACCCTGCAGTTGTTTACCGATCCGGACAGGCTTGCCGATGGCCATGCGGTTACGGGTATGATCGCCGCTTCGGCCGGGGAACTCGAATCCAGGGCGCATCGACTCGCTGAAGGTCTCGCGGGCCGTTTTGCGCATCGCGTCGACGTGACCGTGGAGGAATCCTCCGCGGAGATCGGCGGCGGCGCCCTTCCGGTCCAGCAACTCCCGTCCCGCGTCGTGGCGCTTCGGCCCGAAGGTTGGACGAACCGGCAACTCGCCGCCGCGTTCAGACGGCAGTCGCCGCCCGTATTCGGCCGGCTGTCGGGAGATCGTTTCCTGCTCGACCTGCGTACGCTGGAGGAACGGGCATTCCCGGTGGTCGAATCCGCGGCCGGCGAAATCTCGGATCTGATGGATGAAGACGCGTCACCGAGCGAGGACGCGTCACGGAGCGAGGATTGA
- a CDS encoding glucose 1-dehydrogenase gives MKTRHRARTRHGARIEAIMSERLKGKVVVVTGGGTGIGLGIARCCLEAGAAVMIAQRRIEIAEREAARFRDEGFAVQAQRCDVRRREDVAALLDQAESLLGPVDVMVNNAALTGKSLELRPFMEETDEHWRSVLDINLTGAFIGTQEAARRMIDSGAGGSIINISSVAQFAAQEGASAYCASKAGMDGLTKSAAIELAVHGIRVNSIAPGDIHTEQSDRPREDAVGRGATGRFFRDTPLDRRGTPEEIGRVAVFLASDEASFVTGATWLVDGGFLGY, from the coding sequence ATGAAGACGCGTCACCGAGCGAGGACGCGTCACGGAGCGAGGATTGAAGCGATTATGAGCGAACGATTGAAAGGCAAAGTCGTGGTCGTCACCGGAGGCGGCACCGGCATCGGTCTCGGTATCGCCAGATGCTGTCTCGAAGCAGGAGCCGCCGTGATGATCGCCCAGCGCCGGATCGAAATCGCCGAGCGCGAGGCCGCACGCTTCCGGGACGAGGGCTTCGCCGTTCAGGCGCAACGGTGCGACGTGCGCCGAAGAGAGGACGTCGCCGCCCTGCTGGACCAGGCGGAATCGTTGCTCGGGCCCGTGGACGTGATGGTCAACAATGCCGCGCTGACGGGAAAGTCCCTGGAGCTGCGGCCCTTCATGGAGGAGACGGACGAACACTGGCGCAGCGTCCTCGACATCAACCTGACCGGCGCGTTCATCGGAACGCAGGAGGCGGCCCGCCGGATGATCGACAGCGGAGCGGGCGGTTCCATCATTAACATTTCGTCCGTCGCCCAGTTCGCCGCGCAGGAAGGCGCCTCCGCATACTGTGCCAGCAAGGCGGGAATGGACGGCCTCACCAAGTCCGCGGCCATCGAACTGGCGGTCCACGGCATCCGCGTAAACAGCATCGCGCCGGGCGATATACACACGGAGCAAAGCGATCGGCCGAGGGAAGACGCGGTAGGGCGGGGCGCTACAGGAAGGTTCTTCCGGGATACACCGCTGGACCGCCGGGGAACGCCGGAGGAAATCGGCCGCGTGGCCGTGTTCCTGGCCAGCGACGAGGCGAGTTTCGTTACCGGGGCTACGTGGCTGGTGGACGGGGGATTCCTGGGCTACTAG
- a CDS encoding creatininase family protein has protein sequence MNVREEYRYNRLTWEDMNEAIGMQKVVVLPTGSTEQHGKHLPLDTDAFLVESVCHELGRRIPDRVLVLPTVSYGLNLHHIDFPGTIHIEPEVFIAFCLNITKSVAYHGFEKILIVNGHGSNAPMIDLIARKTVLATESLCFAANYFTFLIDAFNEVKESEVLAHADELETSLYLHLAGDRVKMDKAAPDMDRVGKYFSSDSTGTVRFNDFWGRWTGLGVHGDPTPATAEKGKIIFDASVEGLIELVDDIEKWPIEQRSDQHTGPVQKGIRW, from the coding sequence ATGAACGTGCGGGAAGAATACCGTTACAACCGGTTGACCTGGGAGGACATGAACGAGGCGATCGGCATGCAGAAGGTGGTGGTCCTGCCCACGGGTTCCACTGAGCAGCACGGCAAGCACCTTCCGCTGGACACGGACGCCTTTCTCGTCGAATCGGTCTGCCATGAACTGGGTCGGCGCATCCCCGACCGCGTCCTCGTCCTGCCCACGGTTTCCTACGGACTGAACCTGCACCATATCGATTTCCCGGGCACGATCCATATCGAGCCCGAGGTTTTCATCGCTTTCTGCCTGAACATCACCAAGAGCGTGGCCTACCACGGCTTCGAGAAGATCCTGATCGTAAACGGCCATGGCTCGAACGCACCGATGATCGACCTGATTGCCAGGAAGACGGTACTTGCCACGGAGTCGTTGTGTTTTGCCGCCAACTACTTCACTTTCCTGATCGACGCATTCAACGAGGTGAAGGAATCGGAGGTATTGGCCCATGCGGACGAACTGGAGACGTCCCTGTACCTTCATCTGGCCGGCGATCGCGTAAAGATGGACAAGGCCGCGCCGGACATGGACCGAGTGGGGAAGTACTTCTCCTCCGACAGCACCGGAACCGTGCGATTCAATGATTTCTGGGGTAGATGGACGGGCCTGGGGGTCCACGGCGACCCGACGCCGGCGACGGCCGAGAAGGGCAAGATCATCTTCGACGCGTCCGTGGAAGGCCTGATCGAACTGGTCGACGATATCGAGAAGTGGCCGATCGAGCAGCGCAGCGATCAGCACACCGGGCCGGTGCAGAAGGGAATAAGGTGGTGA
- a CDS encoding phytanoyl-CoA dioxygenase family protein, with protein MNEAEIFEFDLNGYIMYRNVLTPDQVDHMNGVLDQHLTDESYNFRFLELDPMFMEVMALPRTLNILKTMIGGWMRLDHAYGLQMDTRSEERDDVRPNLHGGPLEDNGEHHYQWFNGKMYNGLTVVMYALKDVNPGDGGFICVPGSHKTNMDFKPAVDSHIVVNPTFKAGDMLIFTEALVHGTDTWTSPDKRRSLLYKYSPGHSTWAIPENWEKLQALAANDLQRDLLRAPSIEGRTPVEIPDA; from the coding sequence ATGAACGAAGCCGAGATCTTCGAATTCGACCTCAACGGTTACATCATGTACCGGAATGTACTGACCCCGGACCAGGTCGACCATATGAACGGGGTGCTCGATCAGCACCTCACCGATGAATCCTACAATTTCCGTTTCCTTGAACTCGACCCCATGTTCATGGAGGTCATGGCCCTGCCCCGGACGCTGAACATCCTTAAAACGATGATCGGTGGATGGATGCGCCTGGACCACGCTTACGGGCTCCAGATGGATACGCGCTCCGAAGAGCGGGACGATGTAAGGCCAAACCTCCACGGCGGACCGCTGGAAGACAACGGCGAACACCACTACCAGTGGTTCAACGGAAAGATGTACAACGGGCTGACTGTCGTCATGTATGCGCTCAAAGACGTCAACCCCGGCGACGGCGGCTTCATCTGCGTGCCGGGGAGCCACAAGACCAACATGGACTTCAAGCCGGCGGTGGACTCGCACATCGTCGTTAATCCAACCTTCAAGGCCGGCGATATGCTGATCTTCACGGAAGCACTGGTCCACGGGACCGACACGTGGACCTCGCCTGACAAGCGGCGTTCACTGCTGTACAAGTACTCTCCAGGACATTCCACGTGGGCCATACCGGAGAACTGGGAGAAACTGCAGGCGCTCGCCGCCAATGACCTGCAGCGCGACCTGCTCAGAGCGCCCAGCATCGAGGGCCGGACGCCGGTGGAAATCCCGGATGCGTGA
- a CDS encoding phytanoyl-CoA dioxygenase family protein, which translates to MTIPAVQAAPDPFEPEPYLALTESQRQQFDEDGFILIEDALSPDHVDRLIGVVEELNEKHRKSHGTAPDAAYQIRNALAHHDELFALIEYPKILPMVVDVMGVNIQIRTSHVDVRPPMKDHVEGELGAAGGFFPWHSDAPNYGYPVTNGIVPFLEVKVGYYLTDLTEHNSGAICVVRGSHHRSPNLIHDPDYHIDPADIVEVNVRPGTAMVWRTALWHCLTPNLSDHSRKCLYYGYNYRWARPGDYDRQDAGLLARCTPVQRQLLGSNTTEDGVVYQDGDPAHPASRYWRPEPGDVPLEAWAEGQMKKKRAREWRRWKRRNRLPFGAVGSPVVAEGDQPGALE; encoded by the coding sequence ATGACTATTCCCGCTGTCCAGGCCGCGCCAGACCCCTTTGAACCTGAACCTTACCTGGCGCTCACCGAATCGCAGCGGCAACAATTCGACGAAGACGGCTTCATCCTGATCGAGGACGCCCTCTCGCCGGACCATGTCGACCGGTTGATCGGCGTCGTCGAAGAGCTTAACGAAAAACACCGCAAGTCGCATGGGACCGCTCCGGACGCCGCGTACCAGATCCGCAATGCCCTGGCCCACCACGATGAGCTCTTCGCGTTGATCGAATATCCGAAGATCCTGCCGATGGTCGTGGACGTCATGGGCGTCAACATCCAGATCCGGACTTCTCACGTGGACGTCCGGCCGCCCATGAAAGACCACGTGGAGGGTGAGCTGGGGGCGGCGGGCGGATTCTTCCCCTGGCACTCCGACGCACCCAACTACGGCTACCCGGTCACGAACGGCATCGTCCCTTTCTTAGAGGTCAAGGTCGGGTACTACCTCACCGATCTCACCGAGCACAACAGCGGCGCCATCTGCGTCGTGCGCGGCAGCCACCACCGTTCGCCTAATCTGATTCACGATCCGGATTACCACATCGACCCGGCGGACATCGTCGAGGTGAACGTCCGTCCGGGGACCGCCATGGTCTGGCGCACGGCCCTGTGGCATTGCCTGACGCCCAACCTGTCCGACCACTCCCGGAAGTGCCTCTACTACGGTTACAATTACCGCTGGGCGCGACCCGGAGATTACGACCGCCAGGACGCCGGACTGCTGGCCCGGTGCACGCCGGTTCAGCGGCAGCTGCTGGGCTCCAATACCACGGAGGATGGCGTAGTCTACCAGGACGGCGACCCGGCCCATCCAGCTTCCAGGTACTGGCGCCCCGAACCCGGTGATGTGCCCCTGGAAGCATGGGCGGAAGGACAGATGAAGAAAAAGAGAGCCAGGGAATGGAGGCGATGGAAGAGAAGGAACAGGCTGCCCTTCGGCGCGGTGGGATCGCCGGTTGTGGCGGAGGGTGATCAACCAGGGGCCCTGGAGTAA
- a CDS encoding mandelate racemase/muconate lactonizing enzyme family protein, with amino-acid sequence MPETPETAINVHTASRPGALRITDLRTVTIGASTIIRLDTNQDIHGLGEVRDGASKTYALALKSRVLGENPCDVDRIFRKIRQFGHHARQAGGVCAIEMALMDLAGKAYGVPAYQLAGGKFRDRVRIYCDTTSTPDAEEMGRRLKERMDWGFTFLKMDVGIGLLKNIPGTLSAPAGMLDTLHVMHPFTGIRLTDKGIGLLSDYVAGVRDIVGYEIPLAVDHFGHIGVEDCIRLGKALDRYNLAWYEDMVPWQLTEQYVRLRDACDTPICTGEDIYLREGFMELFEKRAISVCHPDLATSGGILETKKIGDTAQEYGISMALHMSAMPVAQMASVHCAAATENFIALEHHHVDVPWWDDLVTGLPKPSVRDGYMTVPDAPGLGIELNEEAIREHVSEKDPGYFEPTDEWNALRSHDRLWS; translated from the coding sequence GTGCCAGAAACACCGGAAACAGCGATCAACGTCCACACCGCTTCCCGTCCTGGCGCACTGCGCATCACCGACCTGCGCACCGTGACGATCGGCGCATCAACGATCATCAGGCTCGATACCAACCAGGACATCCACGGCCTCGGAGAGGTGCGGGACGGCGCCAGCAAGACCTACGCCCTGGCCCTCAAGTCGCGCGTCCTGGGCGAAAACCCCTGCGACGTCGACAGGATCTTCAGGAAGATCCGCCAGTTCGGCCACCACGCCCGGCAGGCCGGCGGCGTCTGCGCCATCGAGATGGCTCTCATGGACCTCGCAGGCAAGGCCTACGGCGTGCCGGCCTATCAACTCGCGGGCGGCAAATTCCGAGACCGCGTTCGAATCTACTGCGATACCACGTCGACCCCGGATGCCGAAGAGATGGGGCGCCGCCTGAAGGAACGCATGGACTGGGGGTTCACCTTCCTGAAAATGGACGTGGGCATCGGCCTTTTGAAGAACATTCCCGGTACCCTGTCGGCCCCCGCCGGGATGCTGGACACCCTGCACGTCATGCATCCCTTCACGGGCATCAGGCTGACGGATAAGGGCATCGGCCTGCTGTCGGACTATGTGGCCGGGGTACGCGACATCGTCGGGTACGAGATCCCGCTGGCCGTCGACCACTTCGGGCACATCGGCGTGGAGGACTGCATCCGACTGGGCAAGGCGCTGGACCGGTACAACCTGGCCTGGTACGAGGATATGGTCCCGTGGCAGCTCACCGAGCAGTACGTCCGCCTGCGCGACGCCTGCGACACGCCGATCTGCACGGGCGAGGATATCTATCTCAGGGAAGGGTTCATGGAACTCTTCGAAAAACGGGCCATATCCGTGTGCCATCCCGACCTGGCCACTTCGGGCGGAATACTGGAAACCAAGAAGATCGGCGATACGGCCCAGGAATACGGTATTTCCATGGCGCTGCACATGTCCGCCATGCCCGTCGCCCAGATGGCCAGCGTGCACTGCGCCGCGGCCACGGAGAACTTCATCGCCCTGGAGCACCACCACGTGGACGTGCCCTGGTGGGACGACCTGGTGACCGGTCTGCCGAAACCGTCGGTCAGGGACGGATACATGACGGTGCCGGACGCGCCGGGCCTGGGGATCGAGCTGAACGAAGAGGCCATACGCGAGCACGTCAGTGAGAAGGATCCCGGTTACTTCGAACCCACCGACGAGTGGAACGCGTTACGGTCTCACGACCGCCTGTGGAGTTGA